A stretch of DNA from Halodesulfovibrio sp. MK-HDV:
ATAAATTTGAAAAATTAAACGAAAACAGGAGAAATTATGTATACGATTTCAGCGGTAATTGGTGTTATTGTGGTCTTCTTAGTCCTGTCGATTCGAGTTTTGAACGAATACGAACGGGCAGTTGTTTTTCGTCTTGGTCGTGTTCTTCATTCCAAGGGGCCGGGGCTTATTATTCTCATCCCTGTGATTGATCGAATGATTCGTGTTTCTTTACGTGTATTAACTCTGGATGTTCCATCTCAGGACGTTATTACGCGTGATAACGTATCTGTTCAGGTAAGTGCGGTAGTATATTTTAAAGTTGTTGAACCGACAAAATCCATCATTGAAGTTGAAGATTTTCTCTTTGCTACATCACAGCTTGCCCAGACCACATTGCGTAGTGTTTGTGGTGGTGCTGAGCTTGATGGGCTTTTGGCGCATCGCGAAAAGATGAATATGCAGATTCAGGATTTACTCGATAAACAGACCGCGCCTTGGGGAATTAAAGTTAACTCTGTTGAATTGAAACATATCGATTTGCCGCAGGAAATGCAGCGAGCTATGGCGAAACAGGCTGAGGCAGAGCGTGAGCGTAGAGCGAAAGTTATTAATGCTGAAGGTGAATTCCAGGCAGCAACAAAGCTTTCCGAAGCCGCAGAAATTATTGCTCGCCATCCTCAGGCGTTGCAGTTGCGCTATCTGCAAACCATGCAGGAAATGTCTAGCAATGCTGGGGCAACTCTGATTCCAATACCACTAGACATCATTACCAAACTCATGCCACAAAAAGGCGTTGAATCTACTGACGATAAATAATTCCGAGCGCAAGGACTACCAAACCGGCAGCTCGGATTACATAAACATTACAGCACCGTTTGGAGCTTTGAATGCACATTCTTGTAACTGGAGCTGCCGGTTTTATCGGCTCTGCA
This window harbors:
- a CDS encoding slipin family protein, producing the protein MYTISAVIGVIVVFLVLSIRVLNEYERAVVFRLGRVLHSKGPGLIILIPVIDRMIRVSLRVLTLDVPSQDVITRDNVSVQVSAVVYFKVVEPTKSIIEVEDFLFATSQLAQTTLRSVCGGAELDGLLAHREKMNMQIQDLLDKQTAPWGIKVNSVELKHIDLPQEMQRAMAKQAEAERERRAKVINAEGEFQAATKLSEAAEIIARHPQALQLRYLQTMQEMSSNAGATLIPIPLDIITKLMPQKGVESTDDK